In Carya illinoinensis cultivar Pawnee chromosome 7, C.illinoinensisPawnee_v1, whole genome shotgun sequence, the following are encoded in one genomic region:
- the LOC122316386 gene encoding uncharacterized protein At4g02000-like: MDKVWKIDGRLKFKEVGRNKFLIEFQSTSERSRVLRGRPWSFDKNPVCLQECEASIALRDMTFSHEPFWVQFHNVPFAGINKIMGERLGGSIGEVMIVDVDEQGRAWDSFLRVKVMVDSTKPLARGRVLNMKGSHHWIPFKYERLPTFCFHCGAILHGKTSCDRFGCDGRTREDQQLQYGP, translated from the coding sequence ATGGATAAGGTGTGGAAAATTGATGGTAGATTGAAGTTTAAGGAAGTTGGAAGGAACAAATTCCTCATTGAGTTCCAATCCACATCTGAGAGAAGCAGAGTGCTTAGAGGCCGACCATGGTCCTTCGATAAAAATCCGGTATGCTTACAGGAGTGTGAAGCCAGCATTGCATTAAGAGACATGACTTTCTCCCATGAACCTTTCTGGGTGCAGTTTCATAACGTTCCCTTTGCTGGTATTAACAAGATTATGGGAGAAAGACTTGGTGGATCAATAGGTGAAGTCATGATAGTGGATGTGGATGAACAAGGAAGAGCATGGGATAGCTTCCTTAGAGTGAAGGTGATGGTTGACAGTACAAAGCCCTTGGCTAGGGGCAGAGTTCTTAACATGAAGGGTTCCCACCATTGGATTCCATTCAAATATGAGCGACTGCCAACTTTTTGCTTTCATTGTGGTGCAATCCTACATGGCAAGACGTCCTGTGACAGGTTTGGCTGCGATGGTAGAACCCGTGAGGATCAACAGCTCCAATATGGTCCATGA
- the LOC122316765 gene encoding transcription factor RAX3-like, with protein sequence MGRAPCCDKANVKKGPWSPEEDAKLKSHIEKNGTGGNWIALPQKIGLKRCGKSCRLRWLNYLRPNIKHGGFSEEEEKIICSLFISIGSRWSIIAAQLPGRTDNDIKNYWNTRLKKKLLGKQRKEQQARRGSSLKQEMKRGGGNSMVPDNNNQNPYQPELPVLAPIPYSNQEPRFNDHASIRKLLIKLEGRFSEVDLPIHQGRSTLQFTNDISATEQIYQAVNMPGTSPIDTLNDNGNQFAQAQSYFDGAELNALQGQGSFPAELEEIVYNNPQGVNGLEFLCGDDMVDNIIGTSSTSGGSNVWGEMRTLVYPPVLLASNYEGMQQGTLQECAFEELRYPHANLASVHGKISSNI encoded by the exons ATGGGGAGAGCTCCTTGCTGTGACAAAGCAAACGTCAAAAAAGGCCCATGGTCACCAGAGGAAGATGCCAAACTCAAGTCGCATATAGAGAAGAATGGCACCGGGGGTAACTGGATCGCTTTACCCCAAAAGATCG GCCTTAAGAGATGCGGCAAGAGTTGCCGCCTTAGGTGGTTGAACTACCTCCGCCCAAATATCAAGCACGGAGGTTTTtcagaagaggaagagaagataATTTGCAGCCTCTTTATCAGCATCGGAAGCAG GTGGTCTATTATTGCAGCACAGTTACCCGGAAGAACGGATAATGATATAAAGAATTACTGGAACACAAGGCTGAAGAAGAAGCTCCTTGGCAAGCAGAGAAAAGAACAGCAGGCTCGTAGAGGTAGCAGTCTAAAGCAGGAAATGAAGAGAGGGGGTGGGAATTCCATGGTTCCTGATAACAATAACCAAAACCCTTACCAGCCAGAGCTGCCTGTGCTGGCACCAATACCATACTCAAACCAAGAACCTCGTTTTAACGACCATGCTTCTATCAGAAAATTACTCATCAAGCTTGAAGGAAGATTTTCTGAGGTTGATCTGCCAATCCATCAGGGGAGAAGTACTCTTCAATTCACAAATGATATTTCCGCCACTGAACAAATATATCAGGCTGTGAATATGCCCGGTACTTCTCCCATAGATACACTAAACGACAATGGCAATCAATTTGCACAAGCCCAGTCCTATTTTGATGGGGCAGAATTAAACGCGCTGCAAGGACAAGGCAGTTTTCCAGCAGAGCTAGAGGAAATCGTGTACAACAATCCACAGGGAGTAAATGGGCTAGAATTCTTATGTGGGGATGACATGGTCGATAATATAATTGGCACTAGCAGTACTTCTGGTGGAAGTAACGTTTGGGGGGAGATGAGGACTCTGGTTTATCCTCCAGTACTACTAGCTTCCAACTATGAAGGTATGCAACAAGGGACACTACAGGAATGTGCTTTTGAAGAGTTGAGGTACCCTCATGCAAATTTAGCTTCTGTACATGGTAAAATCTCTAGCAATATATAA